The genomic region tctcgcacaaatctaagataatGTCATTGCATGTACGTAgctgtcgtgattcctcaagtctgaggattACTTCCGTACTATCGGAACTGGGGATTCGAGTCAATCGATCAAGCCTCTAAGTATTCCATATGAAGATCGCCACGTATCAGTTCAGCCGATTTaacacctagccaatcgaccTAATAAGATCATATAGATGTCTCACGTCTTtcgctgatgaaacacgacactcatcaaatgaatgcgactcttaatgcaagtctccataggacactcgatgcccattctcgaggtcctcgacttggaatatttcagaccTAATCCTTGctagttggtttcatgaccgccatcaatgcacagtccaactgttgcatggTTGTCAAAGTGGcctgtgggctttgttgtgatgtttaaaagaaataaaaacatatgtgtaatgagcacaaaaatgaaatgccaatagcgaatactcattttattcactgaagaatattacatagaatcgagttattgtcaaaatgaattataagTATGCCAATTTAATTGGttttcaggtcacctattctaacaaaaagtacattaaaaagaaaaaaaagattgaaggTATTTGACCACAGTAGTACAACACAGAATGGTATTTAACCATACTAGTctaaaataatgtttttaaaCTCAGATCGGACCTACCGGTTCGATTGGGAACTGGACCTGAGATCGGTTCGAATATATTGGTATACAAACTGGTATGATCAAACTCAACTTGAACCGATATAAAAATCGTCAAAACCAATGAAAATTGGCCAACTTTAAACTGGGCAATTcggttaatttaaaaaaaatatagaaaagaagaagaacaaaggcGTGAAGTTGCTTCGGCTAGCTGTGCGCGATGCTCGACGATGGATTCTTGAGCGAGTTGTGGATAGGGGTGGGTGTTAGATCAAGTTTTTCGGATTCTTAATCGGCCAACTTCTAGTTTTTCCTCAGTTTCTGCATGCAGAAGAAGACTCTTAGTTTCTAACTAATGCATGAAAGTAAGCGGCGATACTACAGTCTGTGTCTTACTCCTCCAATCACCACGATACCTTCAAGGTCACAACAGTAATAGGACAAGATGCATATGAATTGGAAGACCCCGAATGACGTCCTCTATCTCGACCTTCGAATATTCACAATCTCAAGTGGTATTACTCGTGAAGATGGGTGCCTCCGCCCCACATATGGCATCCTCCACAAAAGATCCTCCGGAAGGACCCCTTCCTAAAATGTCTTTCCATAGGGCATCTTTCGAAAGGTGCTCCAGAAGGACCCCTTCCTAAAATGTCCTTCCATATGGCATCTTTCAATAGGTCCTCCAGCATGACCcattcttaaaaatttatcttcCTGAAGGACATCTCCAACTAGTCCACCCGTAAGCACTCCCTTTAACAAGTCTACCTCTATAGTGTCCTTCTCGAAAAAGGTACGATGCATtacatttatcaaaatgaGGCATAAAACTTGTCTAGAAGTAAGCCCTGTCAAAGCTCATGCAGGTTTCCATCATTAAAGGGACCCTTTAGGGCTCCCATCCTATACTTCATTACTTTTTATGGAAACATATATTTTGTGACGTACTTTTCAAACACTCATATATGAAAAAGGTGTATCctataagacaaaaataaaggGAGCTGACCAGCCTAAAAAAGTTAAAGGGGAGACCCCCCCTAAAGAAGTCAAAGGTGACCTCCCTACCTAGAATCCCTAGAAGGTACCGTTCAAGAAGAGTGACAGGAAGTTTCGGCCAAACAACTTCATATTTGGACAAGATGAAAGAGAGACAAAAGAGAAGACAACAAGAGTAGTTTAGACTGCATCTTCATCTTGTAAAtggcctttttttttgggtaaatgtccTGTTCCTTTtgtaaatgtgaaaaaaactGTCTATAATATGGCACTAAGTTCCTTTTGTAATGTGGCAGTAAAAAGAATATCAAGTTTCAATCCTTTCTAatggaattcaattttatgtttttgtcaattttatttagtgttggtgtttattttttctgtacaTTTTCAACTcctatttctgaaatttaagCATGAGGATTCCAGTCacaaaaatgccaaaaaagttaaaatatggAATGAGGTAGATGACCTTAacattttctctatttttaaagaaaaaaatgtgagAAACAAGTGGAAGAAGGAGAAATTGCAACAACATATGAGCAAGCTGCTACACttttatttgggaaaaaatgcaggggggtaatttgctcgtTACACTAACACAGGGGGGTATTTTGCACTTAATCTCTTTCATTTGATGAAAGAGGggcaaaattatcaaaaaaacaacataaatatgGCCCCCCCAGTCGCAACATTGGCGCGTGCCCCACACCTTCCACTCGCAAGGGTTCAATTGctccaataaaattttcacagggaggtaatttgatattttttatatcacagggggtatCATGCACATTGCCCATATCACAGTGGGTGCActgcatttttttccctttatttaatggtaccaaaaaagCATTTTGCCGGACTAATCATGCAATTACAActttttactaaaaaagattaaatctaatccaatttgaaattatgcCTAAGGGACATTAAGGAAAAGGTTCTAATTATCTTGCTGGAgcaaaattcagaaaattacaggtaaaaatatttttctattcagAAATGCCTGTTAATTTACTTACCATGTGATCCATataaaaatctcataaagttaatttgaactagataattttttactcCTAAATTAAATGCGCGCTCCGacactatatatattccaTCATAAATACAGTATCTATCAATTTCAAGtgctattataataatttgttatttcattataatttgtaatttgatggttataTATTGTTTGTATTAAAATGATGTTATTACCACCTTATAACGAAACATTCATCTCAAATATTTAcgtgaattattataatttattatttatagtatgatatatatatatagttcattGAATGTTGCATTAATCGAATgatgcaattattattatttttataaaagaaaaataacatttatcAAACCggacataaaataatattgatcataataatatctaaaaatgcaaccatataataaataagaataataaatattcaaaacgATAAAGAAGGGTACGTATAACAATATCTAACATATATCTCCAAATGGTTGATAGGTTATATCAAAAGGTGGTCCTTTtcttattctatatatatatatgtatataaatttgagGTCTCATTTCAGTGTCTTTTGAAGGAAGCAAAGGgttcatgcatgcatgcatgcagaaaagtgatttttttcttctgataTTGACACTGCAAATGCTGTTTGATTTTGAGAGTAACGTACAAAGCAAAGGACAATAACCATAAAGGTGAAGACGACAGCTTCTTCATATGGAGACAACATTTTAAGGCTTAAAATTGTTCCCAAAAATGCTTTCCTCACATGCTACTTACAAGTTCAGAAAAGGAAATTTGAAGATTGAAGTTGACAAATGTTAGGTCTTGCCATCTAAAAACGTAtgtttattattactttttagagtaaattatgCCCAACTTTCGGGTATAATTACGGATcacctttttattatttgaaaaagcaTTGATGTTTATGATATGGTGTTGTAtttgattagaaaagaaatacgatttttagtcttgtaactcATGGGACGTGGCAATTTTGATatcctatgaattaattttcttatttagtGGTAtgactttaaaatttttagtaattctAGTCCGATTTCGGTCAATTTGACTGAAAAATCTTGAAACTTAGAGGGAGTTGGCgtttttagtcttgtaacaCAGAGAGTTGGTATTTTTGGTCTGGcaagtattgataatttataagaCTAGAATTACAGTTTAATTGGGTGATGTGCAAATTATGTACAATTGTTATGCCAAATTGACTTGAAAATGACTATAATTACCAAAgttaattttaaagtataagactaaattgtgaaaattaattcatataggacaaaaataccAGCGCTCATAAGTtatagactaaaattataatttttttatataattatgtaatttttgggcGATAAGGTGAAAATATGAactatatttttgaaattttttatttttttaatttaaaaaaatattaaaaaatcaagtttCTGCAATGTCCCATTTGTCCCTTTGTGTTTATGCCttgtatatttcattttagtgcataaaaaaatttaaataaatatgtaaaattacaatccAGGATAGAGTGCTCATGGTACGATTCTATTTctttaaagttatttttaaattgcattGTTATccatgattttataaaataatttttcaaattcccactttaaaaaacaaaatggtACGATTTTGTACGGTTTGACGATTTTAACATttataataagaataagatGTCGAGATtaacaaaatcagaaaatgaAGTAAGTATTTATGTTTAGCAAGCAATAGAGACTAAAATCATGCACCACACACCGCCAACATTCTCCACAACtttgagtaaattaaaatataagaacatatatagtaattaattcttgaacaTGTGAGTTTGAAATCAATATAATCTagaaacttaaataataaggaaGCACTTAACTTCAACAAAGGTAagcatatcaaatttaattacaatcttaataaatatttgataattagtaCTAGATAATAATCTAGATTATGCAATTAAGAATCTGTAGGCACTAGGCATAGATACCGACTTTCTAGGCATAAGAGAGAAGagggaaaagagagagaaaaggagagaaaaaaagaggGGGGAAAATGAATGAGAAATGGGAGGAAGGATCTAGTGggcttataaatataaacacttttttctttttcttttgttgtaaagttcaaatttaaattctataaaaatgGATTTTGTAATATGGgtcttgaaaaatatatgaattttggacttatataatttgaatagaccttctcaaaattttattattttatcaaattattatatatacttttaaaacataattatatatttagcgattttttgttcaatttttgatagttatttttaagttttaaattaaaattaaaccaatAGTGTAATACGATTTTACTCTAAATTTAGATTAGtgatcttaaaaataaattataataaatgatttgAATCTGTTTGGTTTGAgcgattttaattttttttattatcccTAATCTAGAATTTAAAAAGACATTTTGAACAGTTCAAtacaaaatctaaatataatccTAATGGAAGTTAGCAGATGaatctatatttttggatggatgttaattttagaagaatatcgatatataatttctcaaataacgatgagaaatttataattatatcaaacgcCAAGTGAgctcaatgtaatttaccatagTTTTTAATCACTATTATTGAACAATTTTCATGTTTAATGTATCATATTATGTGTGAGGGTTTAAAAATGGTTTAATAGtaatatagcaaaaaaatatgtagTTTTAATACACTTaggataattcttttttcgataaatgtaaatttcattaagtaaaaaaggGGTATATAAGTACATTACGTCGATCATCAACTAGGTGGAttcctcgacaggccaaggaatCCGCCATAAACGATAAAGTGCTCATGTACTAACAGCATAAGGAAGTTGaacactaagaatcctctgtcgCACATCGTCGAGAATAAGTGTATCCAAAGTTCGTGAATCACGATGGCTCCCATCAAAACGTCTAAGATTACGCTCACACCATATGTGATAAACTAAGGAACTAAGTAAGACACGATAGGATACATCACGTGTTTGTCCCTCCATTTGCTAGCAGCCCACGACACGTCGGTAGGCCACTGACGGTTCGATCAAGGGAAGCCAAGTGTGAGCCGTATCACCCGCAAGCAACTTCTCGAATAGAGGCAGTGAAAGAATAGGTGACTGTGACTTTCCACAGCACCGTCCGTACAAAGAACACAGGAGCTATCCAAGTGGGATAACCGAGGCCTGTCTATGGTAGAAAGCTTACCAAGTATGGCTAGCCAAAGGACAAAGGATGTCGAGGGATTTTATAGGGACCCAAGAGTAGTGAAAACCAACCTAACTTGGAACCCTCAGCCTGGAGCGATTGGAGCACCATAGCTGACGACGGAGTCGCAGTCTGAGCTTGCCATGAGATGCGGTCATCACCCACATGAATGCATGGAAGGAAATGTGTAATCTGCTGAATATCCGTGAGCTATCGTAAAGGGTATGCGTGGGATCGCAGGAGGGGCCAACGCCATTCCCTATCCTCAATGCAAGCATCAACTCTGTTTGTCAGTCATGTATTCGTGAGGTTCGGTCCATTTGAAAATTGTCGAATAAGAGGGCCTAACTCATGCCAGGGATCCTGTCATAAAAAGAACGTTGCTCCATCTCCAATAACATACTCAACAAATGGTCGAATAAGGGGACGAAGGTGGAGGAGTTTCCTCCAACCCCATGAACCCCCTCAATCTGACACCATCCAGATAGAAACATCTCGCAGTCTCGTGTGATAGATCCAATCCACCCAGATAGAAGCCCTATTACCGCGAATAACTTGCCACAGTTTAAATCGCAGTTTCATGTGATAGATCCAATCCACCCAGATATAAGCCCTATTACCGCGAATAACTTACCACAGTTTAAATCGCAGTTTCGTGTGATAGATCCAATCCACCCAGATATAAGCCCTATTACCGCGAGTAACTTGCCACAGTTTAAGTCCCATAAGAGCACGATTGAGGGCAGTGATGTCCTGGATGCCTTGATCACCTTCATTAATAGGTCGACATACACAATCCCAAGCGACCTTCGCATATCCATGAGCAGTCGcacccttccataggaaagCCCACAGTCGCTTTACTACCTCCTGAATGACACTCTTGGGCAACATAAAAGTAGAGGCCCAATAGACACCAAGAGCAGTAagaacagatttaataatttgtactcgtCCCGCATATGACAAAGACGTACCTTCCCAACCCTTGATACGCTGATCGAGTTTGTCAAGCAGAGTTTTACAGTCCAAAAAAGTAAGTCGGGACGATATAAGGGAAAATCCCAAATATTTCATCGATAAGTGTCCTTTCTGAAATTGCAGGCTATCAAGCAACTGGTCACGAATCTCAGAGAGAATCATGTGACTCTTTTGAAGACTAACGCGAAAGCCAGACAAGTCACCATAGATCGAGGGCTCGTTTAAGGAAGCATATCAATTCAATGTCAGCCTGACAAAATAGCAATAAATCATCAACAAATCCAAGTTGAACCAATCATAGATTGGGCTCACAAAGGAAAAACGTTATGGAGATGCGGGGTATCGATCCCCGTACCTCTCGCATGCTAAGCGAGCGCTCTACCATCTGAGCTACATCCCCCTGCCTTAGGATAATTTCAGCTCTGAATAATAGCTGGTGGTTTAGAACTAATCAGTtgtcttttcttctcaaatatCATCctcctattaaaaaaattttattcaaataaaatttggaagAGTTTAGTCATACAATAAATACGATACATTTATCATGTGACTAGTCACTCTCCCTTAAAGCCTTATTTACTTATGGGGATTGGGATAGATATCCAGTCCAATCCCTTGTTTCTTTACATTTAGGCCAGTCACTCGAGCCCCTGATAGAGAATGATAAAAAGATGATCTAAATCCGGTTGAGTTTGGTGAGATTTATTATCCTATCAGATTCGCTTGATGGAGTTGCATGTGATTTTATACATTTGACCTTacagataaaaatatttggtccAAAATAAagccaatttttcaaatatctacaaatttagttgattctttttttttaataatttatttctcaaacttaattttatctgAAATTGTAGCAAtacaagtaaataaaatatacagtgtgataatttaatctcatcttatattttatcgATTATTAATTGATTCCAACTTAATctcatcttttaaaataaataaggtcTAATTATAcgctaattatataataagtatatcaGAATTGTGGTCTAATCAATTCGAATTTGGTTACACCCCATCTGAATTGAAATTTCCCGAGTcacatatttacataattctgTAATTAAGGAAAGTAGTCTGCATTGACCGATTTGTCCcattttttccatttctcaAGGCTATATTTGGTACCTTTGTTAGGGGCGCCCGTGTAATTTCACTTCATTGACGTCCCATTAACCGTCACTTGATTACTTAACTTCATTATTATGtatttggactaaaataccctcaaGTATTTCtaacatatttaaaagttaattattttatcagtattaattacttattcatcttatatttaattaaataaatataataagtcaatcagtgTACTTCGATCATTaaggcggggggggggggtacgTAGAGTTACTACATTagatgtatttaatttatttgttaaaggaaaaatgacaataaaatatttgtcattttttttcttttcaaatttatcattcAAACCCTTCttcctaaattattttttttcatataattaatcaagaaaatattttaatgataaaagTTTTTAGcatataataaagaataaattacaatgagctcCTCTAAGATTTGACATAAAGACGAATACCTTCTTGatgcttgaaaaattatcgatacttcttaatatttgatgaaattatataattcttagaTTGAGGTacgaaattatcaattttatctttattgtatttttatctttcttttaatgaaaaattagaaaattatcagAAAATCGGACGagattgatgaaaaaaattaattgtaaaaagaaaatcctcAATTAGagattgatgaaaaaaattaattgtaaaaaaaaaatattcaattacttaaaaaaaaaggtttcgTATAAAGAATagctgaaattaaaatttatagtcCACAAAGCATTTTCGTCAGTTTATCACAAAAACTGAAGGAGGACTGATAAATTAAGCTAGACATTGGACGACTGTTGAAATATTAAGggaatattgataattttttaaataacgagggggtatttataattatgtaaaactTTTGGAAAGCTCGTTCcaatttaccaaaaataaatttaaacacacATCAAATGTGTCACCAACAAATTAGATTTtctaattcaataatatagaCACATTATGTATACAAAACTAAcgtaatttgttttatttaaaaaaattataaacttaatatgtatatattaaataaaattaatgataaattttgaaaataaaaaattcaattcgatTTCACCGAACGCAGTTCCATTTATGCCCTTATCCGTTTAGCGCCTTCATAATTAGACGCATATCATTTCCGAGTCaatgaaaatacaataaaaccaCAACGCGCCGCTCATTTAAAATACCGTTACTCCAAATTTAGCAACTGAAGAAGTAAGCAATTGGCGCGCACATGGATTTGCAAGGTGTGAACATCAATGATACGAACTTTGGTTTTCAcgattttagtttttcttttctccataGTGGATTGAAAGAAGTTATGattgttgaatttttagttttcggttgtttttctttttgtaattgtaattagtGCTGTATCTGTTTGATTTTAGTGAATATTATAATGTTTAGGGCACAGAGGTTTTAATAATCCGAAAGCCATGCTTTCTTCTCTGCTGAGCAAGAGGGAAAGGCTTCAGGAGGAGCTCCGAAGTGTTGAGAAACAGGTGGGTTTCTCAAATTGGGTCTGTAGTTACTTTAGGTTATAGTTGTTATGGAATTGGTTTATATTCTGAATATTTCTACAGTAAAGTGATGGTTGTTTTCCCCTTTTTGGCTAATTTATGAGTAAATATTCTCAggaaatgcaatttttgtgTTTAACTTGGAGCATCCAGGTTGTGAGATGGTTTATTGGACTGCAAGtttgattttctattaattGAATTCTTAAAgggtttttgaaaatatgaaaagagtgGATACAGAATCGATTGGTTGAATTTAAAGAAttccataaattataatttttttctccattttggGTTTCTACCTGATGGAAATATTTGTAAGCAGGGTATCTCTGTTTCTTTTACTGTTTTGCTCTGGAagtgtttgtttatttttctcacaGGTATATGAGTTGGAGACGAGTTACTTGCAAGAGACGACCACTTTTGGTAATGCGTTGAAAGGCTTTGATGGGTTTCTTTCTTCGTCAAAGAACACGGCTAAGTAAAGCGGcttcattttatttgtattctcttaaaatctaattttttttaacctaTTCTTTTTTGAAGTTTAAGTTCGTGATCCTGTGAATTACTGcatgtgcattttttttttaaaatcttttttttttccatctttCATCTAAGAGTTTGTCCATGATAGatgttaatatttaactaCTTTTTCAGTACTTCAGGAAAGCTGAGTGATGTAATAAttgagtaatttttttcccacAATTGTGGGAATTGAGTggaatttacaaataaaacaagttaaatatcaatatttacaGTGGATAAGTAGTGTTTGCATAGAGCAGTGCACCGTATCGGAATAAATGGGAACTATATAACTTGAAGAGTATACTTTAGACTCTTTCTGCTTGCGGGATTGTGCGCACTTTATGAGATTAAGAACAAAGTTGCAATCCTGTCACCTTTATGCCAAACCTGTTTGGCCGCTGTCATGCCAGATGGACTATCGATGTTAGCGTTTCTTCTTTATAAGAATGAATGGAGTAaagaacattttttatttatcatgataatcatgaaaaatgattaattagtcTAAGATGATACATGGGTGCtacttttatttgattatttccACTTTTATTGTCTGTTGTTTACGTAGTTCGATGCTAGCAGCATATGATACTTACTGCTTTTATGTTCCAGCTTAAAAAGGTCCAGAAAGTTTCAGCCCGAAGATAGGGTATTCTCACTGTCTTCAGTCACCTCACCCGCGGTATGTgcaaattcatatattaaacgTTCACATTTTAATCTTAGACCCATTTagcattttcataaaatagttTTCAATTTACTTGTTTATGAAATGACTAGGACGAAGACTTTTGGTTAAAAATTGGGTATTTTAGCCGAAGCAGGTAACTCCCATGTAACATcgagattaatatatgatgttccactgacaaaattaaaattgaagtcCTGTGACTAAAGGTGAATGGCATTTTCAGTCCTGTTACAACAAAGGATGGAAAGTAAGGACAATGATTAAAAATTCACACATTGACACCAAGTTTTGCGGGAAATTGGCCTAAAGAAACTTGCTTGGGAAGATGCAACTGCTTGGGTTCTGTTCTTGGCTGAAGACATTTTGTTTTATGGTTTATGCAGTGTCCATGATATGTTTTATcgcatttaatttaaaataattgtccGTCCTGAATGCTTATTAAGTTCAAGTGTTTGATCCATTTTATGGTGAAGTGACTTAAAACCAGCAGATGCTTCAAGTGTTTGGTCTCTTTGCTGTGGATCGAGATAAATTTAGCTTAGATTCCAAACAAATCAGGGCTAACATCATCTATCTAAGTGTACTTAATACACTTAACTTAGAAAGATAATGCTTGCTTTCTGAAACTTTAAGGGGGTACTAGCCAAGGAATAAGTAAAAGTTGCATAACCATGACATAGTaacattttagtcctttttggTTAACATGCCACAGATGATATTAATTgaagaatttttcttcttgcttTTGCCACTATCttattttgttgcttttaGGTTCTTTCGCCTGTTTTTTGCATTTGTTGTTCTCAAAAAGCGGATTGAGcatttataaatgaaattgaaacaaaaccTATAAGGACGTGCCTATGAGGTCTTGGTCTAATTGTGTGAAGAACAAACTCAGTGGCCTAAGACTAAGATGTCCCTGGTTTGGCCATTATGGAGAAATCCGGTATGAGTGAGATACTTAGTTATATTTATACGTGAAATATCAAGATCTAGTGAGATAAACCTGGCCGTCTGGGGCTTCAAGTCCCACCTTTACGTGAGCTCATTCTTGATTATCAAACAATCATCTTTCACataaagagaagagaaaattgggggggggggagggaaAGCATACTGAAAGGTCATCTATATTGCCTCAAATCTACTAATCACTGTTGGATTACCAGGGGAAGGAGGTGGTTTCACCACCCCTCTCCACTTTATCTAATGGTTTCGGATAAACAATCTCCATTTGAACTGGCCCATCCAATAATTATCCATACCAAAACCATAGTGCTTGTATGTGATCAGCAATATTCTCATTTAGCCTTTGTATTGCTCATCTTGTTTAATTACTTAATGCGTAGGTTGAGGAGCTTGGAGTTGGAAAAGAAGGTGAGTCTTCCGTTCCCTTTTTAGTAATTGTTTAtcatttcttgcttttttgAAGAACTGCGGTAGCCATTCCAAGGTAACATGCCGAGATGTGACACTAAAACCAATTTGACCCCTTCCCCCTAAACTGTATACTCCTTTGTTTCGTGATGAAGTAGTATGTCATGGGAGTTTTCCTTCTCTGCTGTTGGTAGATGGCAAATCAGATATGGTTCAAGGTCGGCTAAAAGGTGGAGCCTTGGTCACCACCTCACAGTAAGTACACTTTGAACTGTTCAGACTTTGAACAAACCATTAAGAATATAACACAACTAACTACATTATTTTCAAGTCTGATGGATGGATTTGTCAAGTAGTTAATCCAAATGAACGTCTACCTGGTGCTCTTCAGCTCTTGTATTCACCATTTTAGTCTGGTATATAAAGCAACTTATTTCTTTAGGGGAAAA from Sesamum indicum cultivar Zhongzhi No. 13 linkage group LG3, S_indicum_v1.0, whole genome shotgun sequence harbors:
- the LOC105158460 gene encoding uncharacterized protein LOC105158460 isoform X1; this translates as MDLQGHRGFNNPKAMLSSLLSKRERLQEELRSVEKQVYELETSYLQETTTFGNALKGFDGFLSSSKNTANLKRSRKFQPEDRVFSLSSVTSPAVEELGVGKEVVCHGSFPSLLLVDGKSDMVQGRLKGGALVTTSQGKPKKGRTGQRDLKKNRLSSDVHPDEDEDL
- the LOC105158460 gene encoding chromatin modification-related protein eaf6 isoform X3 translates to MDLQGHRGFNNPKAMLSSLLSKRERLQEELRSVEKQVYELETSYLQETTTFGNALKGFDGFLSSSKNTANLKRSRKFQPEDRVFSLSSVTSPAVEELGVGKEDGKSDMVQGRLKGGALVTTSQGKPKKGRTGQRDLKKNRLSSDVHPDEDEDL
- the LOC105158460 gene encoding uncharacterized protein LOC105158460 isoform X2, which codes for MDLQGHRGFNNPKAMLSSLLSKRERLQEELRSVEKQVYELETSYLQETTTFGNALKGFDGFLSSSKNTANLKRSRKFQPEDRVFSLSSVTSPAVEELGVGKEVCHGSFPSLLLVDGKSDMVQGRLKGGALVTTSQGKPKKGRTGQRDLKKNRLSSDVHPDEDEDL